The proteins below come from a single Parazoarcus communis genomic window:
- a CDS encoding enoyl-CoA hydratase: MAGTVLLDVADGVATLTLNRPAALNALSVEMMQDLAAAAHDLAGRKDFAVVVITGAGDHFMAGGDLKDFATHLNLSPEARQATFRAMIEQYINPTVETLQGLDQPVIAKVRGACAGFGLTLMMGCDLVVSADSAVFTTAYAAIGLSGDGGASYFLPRIVGRRKAAELLLLGDRFDAAEALRLGLITRSVPADSLDAETGKLCARLRSGPLQTYGEIKRLLAMSHDSQLESQLHSEALAFGRCGGSEDFAEGVTAFLEKRKPVFKGA; the protein is encoded by the coding sequence ATGGCCGGAACCGTATTGCTCGACGTCGCCGATGGCGTCGCTACCCTGACCCTCAACCGTCCTGCGGCCCTGAATGCGCTGTCGGTGGAAATGATGCAGGATTTAGCCGCCGCGGCGCATGATCTGGCGGGACGCAAGGACTTTGCCGTCGTGGTCATTACCGGGGCAGGAGATCACTTCATGGCCGGCGGCGACCTGAAGGACTTTGCCACCCATCTCAATCTTTCTCCAGAGGCGCGCCAGGCCACTTTCCGGGCCATGATCGAGCAGTACATCAACCCGACGGTAGAGACCCTGCAAGGGCTCGACCAGCCGGTGATAGCCAAGGTGCGTGGTGCCTGCGCCGGCTTTGGCCTCACCCTGATGATGGGGTGCGACCTCGTCGTGAGTGCAGACAGCGCCGTGTTTACCACCGCCTATGCCGCAATCGGCTTGTCCGGTGATGGTGGTGCGTCGTATTTTCTGCCGCGTATCGTCGGTCGGCGCAAGGCGGCCGAACTGCTGTTGCTGGGGGACCGCTTCGATGCAGCCGAGGCGCTGCGGCTCGGCTTGATCACGCGCAGCGTGCCGGCCGACAGTCTCGATGCCGAAACCGGCAAGCTATGCGCGCGCCTCAGGTCCGGCCCGTTGCAGACCTATGGCGAGATCAAGCGCCTGCTGGCGATGTCCCACGACAGCCAGCTCGAATCCCAATTGCATAGTGAGGCGCTGGCGTTCGGTCGTTGCGGCGGGAG
- the nqrF gene encoding NADH:ubiquinone reductase (Na(+)-transporting) subunit F has translation MNSQEIFIAIGMFTAIVLALVMIILMARARLVSSGDVTININNERTITVPAGGKLLQTLAANDIFLSSACGGGGTCAQCKCVVESGGGEMLPTEESHFNKRQAKEGWRLSCQTPVKQDMKVEVPEEVFGVKKWECTVESNPNVATFIKELTLRLPEGENVEFRAGGYVQLECPPHVVKYADFDIQPEYRGDWDKFNMWRFVSKVDETVIRAYSMANYPEEKGVVKFNIRVASPPPGRDDIPAGKMSSWVFNLKPGDKVTVYGPFGEFFARETDNEMVFVGGGAGMAPMRSHIFDQLKRLSSTRKISFWYGARSMREAFYVEEFDKLAEDNPNFKWHLALSDPLPEDNWTGYTGFIHNVLYENYLKDHPAPEDCEFYMCGPPMMNAAVIKTLLDLGVERENIMLDDFGG, from the coding sequence ATGAACAGTCAGGAAATCTTCATCGCCATCGGCATGTTTACGGCCATCGTGCTTGCACTGGTCATGATCATCCTCATGGCGCGTGCGCGTCTCGTGTCGAGCGGCGACGTCACCATCAACATCAACAACGAACGTACCATCACCGTGCCGGCTGGCGGCAAGCTGCTGCAGACACTCGCCGCAAACGACATCTTCCTGTCGTCGGCCTGCGGTGGCGGTGGCACCTGTGCGCAGTGCAAGTGCGTGGTCGAGTCGGGCGGTGGTGAAATGCTGCCCACCGAAGAGTCGCACTTCAACAAGCGTCAGGCCAAGGAAGGCTGGCGCCTGTCGTGCCAGACCCCGGTCAAGCAGGACATGAAGGTCGAGGTGCCCGAGGAAGTGTTCGGGGTGAAGAAGTGGGAATGCACGGTGGAGTCCAACCCCAACGTTGCCACCTTCATCAAGGAGCTCACCCTGCGCCTGCCCGAAGGCGAGAACGTCGAGTTCCGTGCCGGCGGTTATGTGCAGCTCGAGTGCCCGCCCCACGTGGTGAAGTACGCCGACTTTGACATCCAGCCCGAGTACCGCGGTGACTGGGACAAGTTCAACATGTGGCGCTTCGTGTCCAAGGTCGACGAGACCGTGATCCGTGCCTACTCGATGGCGAACTACCCGGAAGAGAAGGGCGTGGTGAAGTTCAACATCCGTGTTGCGTCGCCTCCGCCGGGGCGTGACGATATTCCGGCCGGCAAGATGTCGTCCTGGGTGTTCAATCTCAAGCCGGGTGACAAGGTCACCGTGTACGGCCCGTTTGGCGAATTCTTTGCCCGTGAAACCGACAACGAGATGGTCTTCGTGGGTGGTGGCGCAGGTATGGCGCCGATGCGTTCGCACATCTTCGATCAGCTCAAGCGGCTGTCGAGCACGCGCAAGATCAGCTTCTGGTACGGCGCGCGTTCGATGCGTGAGGCGTTCTACGTCGAGGAATTCGACAAGCTCGCGGAAGACAACCCCAACTTCAAGTGGCATCTGGCTCTGTCCGACCCGCTGCCTGAAGACAACTGGACGGGTTACACCGGCTTCATTCACAACGTGCTGTACGAGAACTACCTCAAGGACCATCCGGCCCCTGAGGATTGCGAGTTCTACATGTGCGGACCTCCGATGATGAACGCTGCGGTGATCAAGACCCTGCTCGATCTCGGTGTCGAACGCGAAAACATCATGCTCGACGATTTCGGCGGCTGA
- the nqrE gene encoding NADH:ubiquinone reductase (Na(+)-transporting) subunit E yields MEHYISLFVRAVFIENMALSFFLGMCTFIAISKKVETAIGLGIAVVVVQTITVPANNLIYTWLLRDGALAWAGMPDVDLSFLGLLSYIGVIAAIVQILEMLLDKYVPSLYNALGVFLPLITVNCAIMGGTLFMVERDYNFGESVVYGVGSGFSWALAIALLAGIREKLKYSDVPEGLQGLGITFITIGLMSLGFMSFSGVQL; encoded by the coding sequence ATGGAACATTACATCAGCCTCTTCGTGCGCGCGGTGTTCATCGAGAACATGGCGCTGTCCTTCTTCCTCGGCATGTGTACCTTCATCGCCATCTCGAAGAAGGTCGAAACTGCCATCGGTCTTGGTATCGCCGTGGTCGTGGTGCAGACCATCACCGTACCGGCCAACAACCTGATCTACACCTGGCTGCTGCGTGACGGTGCCTTGGCGTGGGCGGGCATGCCGGATGTCGATCTGTCCTTCCTCGGCCTGTTGTCGTATATCGGGGTGATCGCAGCCATCGTGCAGATCCTCGAGATGCTGCTCGACAAGTATGTTCCCAGTCTCTACAACGCGCTCGGTGTGTTCCTGCCGCTGATTACGGTGAACTGCGCGATCATGGGCGGCACCCTGTTCATGGTCGAGCGCGACTACAACTTCGGCGAAAGCGTCGTCTATGGTGTTGGCTCCGGGTTCTCCTGGGCGCTGGCCATCGCACTGCTTGCCGGCATTCGCGAGAAGCTGAAGTACAGCGATGTGCCTGAAGGCCTGCAGGGCCTGGGCATCACCTTCATCACCATCGGGCTGATGTCGCTGGGCTTCATGTCGTTCTCCGGCGTACAGCTGTAA
- a CDS encoding NADH:ubiquinone reductase (Na(+)-transporting) subunit D: MSQPTIKEVLLNPIFHNNPIGLQILGICSALAVTSNLKTAVVMSIALTLVTAFSSMFISMIRAQIPGSIRMIVQMVIIASLVIVVDQILRAYAFTLAKQLSVFVGLIITNCIVMGRAEAFAMQNPPLLSFMDGIGNGLGYSAMLLTLGVIRELFGAGKLFGFEILSLAKDGGWYVPNGMLLLPPSAFFLIGLIIWGLRTWKTEQVEEASFKMAPQVINKEAY; the protein is encoded by the coding sequence ATGTCGCAACCCACGATAAAAGAAGTCCTGCTCAACCCGATCTTTCATAACAACCCGATCGGGCTGCAGATCCTTGGCATCTGTTCGGCACTTGCCGTCACCTCCAACCTCAAGACTGCGGTGGTGATGTCGATTGCACTGACGCTGGTGACCGCGTTCTCGAGCATGTTCATCTCGATGATCCGCGCGCAGATCCCGGGCTCGATCCGCATGATCGTGCAGATGGTGATCATCGCCTCGCTGGTGATCGTAGTCGACCAGATCCTGCGCGCCTATGCCTTCACGCTCGCCAAGCAGTTGTCGGTGTTCGTCGGTCTGATCATCACGAACTGCATCGTGATGGGCCGGGCTGAAGCCTTTGCCATGCAGAACCCGCCGCTGCTGTCGTTCATGGACGGTATCGGTAACGGTCTCGGCTACAGCGCAATGCTGCTGACGCTGGGCGTGATCCGCGAACTGTTCGGTGCCGGCAAACTGTTCGGTTTTGAGATCCTGAGCCTCGCCAAGGATGGTGGATGGTATGTGCCCAACGGCATGCTGCTGCTGCCGCCTTCGGCGTTCTTCCTGATCGGCCTGATCATCTGGGGTCTGCGTACCTGGAAGACGGAGCAGGTCGAGGAGGCGTCGTTCAAGATGGCGCCCCAGGTGATCAACAAGGAGGCGTACTGA
- a CDS encoding Na(+)-translocating NADH-quinone reductase subunit C encodes MSSKKESTSRTLFVALAVSLVSSVFVAGAAVSLKPVQIENRQLDKQRSILAIAGLGDADLSGREVKELFSSRISSKLVDLETGEYSTEFNPDNFDPLKAARDPKLSDALPGEDDLALIKRRERYTTVYMVEQDGKLESLILPVRGYGLWSTLHGFMAVKADLNTVVGFGFYQHAETPGLGGEVDNPKWKALWPGKTLFDDAGKPVIEIVKGGVDPASPAAGHQVDALAGATLTSKGVDRLLQFWLGEQGFGPYLAKLRSQGV; translated from the coding sequence ATGTCCAGTAAGAAAGAATCGACAAGCCGCACGCTGTTCGTGGCGCTGGCGGTCAGTCTGGTGAGCTCGGTGTTCGTCGCCGGCGCGGCGGTATCGCTCAAGCCGGTGCAGATAGAGAACCGTCAGCTCGACAAGCAGCGCAGCATTCTGGCAATTGCCGGGCTGGGCGATGCGGACCTGTCCGGGCGCGAAGTCAAGGAGCTGTTCTCCAGTCGCATCAGCTCGAAGCTGGTGGATCTGGAAACCGGTGAGTATTCCACCGAGTTCAATCCGGACAACTTCGACCCGCTGAAGGCTGCGCGCGACCCGAAACTCTCGGATGCGCTGCCCGGTGAAGATGACCTTGCCCTGATCAAGCGCCGCGAGCGTTACACCACGGTGTACATGGTGGAGCAGGACGGCAAGCTCGAGTCCCTGATTCTGCCGGTGCGCGGCTATGGCCTGTGGTCAACGCTGCACGGCTTCATGGCTGTGAAGGCTGATCTCAATACCGTGGTCGGGTTCGGCTTCTATCAGCATGCCGAGACACCGGGCCTGGGTGGCGAGGTCGACAATCCCAAGTGGAAGGCGCTGTGGCCGGGCAAGACCCTGTTCGACGACGCCGGCAAGCCGGTGATCGAGATCGTCAAGGGTGGTGTGGATCCGGCCAGTCCGGCCGCCGGTCATCAGGTTGACGCGCTGGCAGGGGCGACCCTCACCAGCAAGGGCGTCGACCGTCTTCTCCAGTTCTGGCTCGGCGAACAGGGCTTCGGTCCCTATCTCGCCAAACTGCGTTCCCAGGGGGTCTGA
- a CDS encoding NADH:ubiquinone reductase (Na(+)-transporting) subunit B codes for MGLRSYLDSIEHHFEKGGKHEKWYALYEAVDTALYRPSSVTRTTAHVRDGLDLKRMMITVWMCTFPALFFGMWNIGFQANTIYAANPDLLAAQDGWRMALIAVFASFDPGSVWDNMVHGAAYFLPIYLVTFVVGGFWEVLFASIRRHEVNEGFFVTSVLFALICPPTVPLWQVALGISFGVVIGKEVFGGTGKNFLNPALTGRAFLYFAYPAQLSGDAVWTAVDGYTGATPLSLGAAGGLDQIVAGGITWMDAFLGLIHGSVGETSTLAILIGGAVLLIMKIASWRIVAGVMIGMIGMSLLFNGIGSASNPMFGLPWYWHLVVGGFAFGMIFMATDPVSASMTNTGKWIFGAFIGIMTVLIRVVNPAFPEGIMLAILFANLCAPLIDHFVVSANIKRRLARNVQ; via the coding sequence ATGGGTCTGCGTTCATATCTCGACAGTATCGAGCACCACTTCGAAAAGGGTGGCAAGCACGAGAAGTGGTATGCCCTTTACGAGGCGGTCGATACCGCACTCTATCGCCCTTCCAGCGTCACCCGCACCACCGCTCACGTGCGCGACGGTCTTGACCTCAAGCGCATGATGATCACGGTGTGGATGTGCACCTTTCCGGCGCTGTTTTTCGGCATGTGGAATATCGGCTTCCAGGCCAATACCATCTACGCCGCCAACCCTGACCTGCTCGCAGCTCAGGACGGCTGGCGGATGGCGCTGATCGCCGTTTTTGCCAGTTTTGACCCGGGCAGCGTATGGGACAACATGGTGCATGGCGCAGCGTACTTCCTGCCCATCTACCTGGTGACCTTCGTTGTCGGCGGTTTCTGGGAAGTGCTGTTTGCTTCGATCCGCCGCCATGAGGTGAACGAAGGCTTCTTCGTCACCTCGGTGCTGTTCGCCCTGATTTGCCCGCCGACCGTGCCGCTGTGGCAGGTTGCGCTCGGCATCAGCTTCGGCGTCGTGATCGGCAAGGAAGTGTTCGGCGGTACGGGCAAGAACTTCCTCAACCCCGCGCTGACCGGCCGTGCCTTCCTGTACTTTGCCTACCCGGCACAGCTGTCCGGCGATGCGGTATGGACGGCCGTCGATGGCTACACCGGCGCGACCCCGCTGTCGCTCGGCGCTGCAGGCGGGCTGGACCAGATCGTGGCCGGCGGCATTACCTGGATGGACGCCTTCCTCGGGCTGATCCATGGTTCGGTAGGCGAAACCAGCACCCTGGCGATCCTCATTGGCGGCGCGGTGCTGCTGATCATGAAGATTGCGTCGTGGCGCATCGTTGCCGGCGTGATGATCGGCATGATCGGCATGAGCCTGCTGTTCAACGGCATCGGCTCCGCAAGCAACCCGATGTTCGGATTGCCGTGGTACTGGCATCTGGTGGTTGGTGGCTTCGCTTTCGGCATGATCTTCATGGCGACCGACCCGGTGTCGGCGTCGATGACCAACACCGGGAAGTGGATTTTCGGTGCCTTCATCGGAATCATGACCGTGCTCATCCGGGTGGTGAACCCGGCCTTCCCCGAGGGCATCATGCTGGCGATTCTGTTCGCCAACCTGTGTGCCCCGCTGATCGACCACTTCGTGGTCTCGGCCAATATCAAGCGGAGGTTGGCGCGCAATGTCCAGTAA
- a CDS encoding Na(+)-translocating NADH-quinone reductase subunit A: MIQIKRGLDLPVTGAPAQRIEAGRPVRSVAVIGFDYHGMKPTMAVQVGDRVKLGQVLFSDKKTEGVHFTAPAAGVVSAIHRGEQRVLQSVVIDVEGDEAVDFARYSDAEIDALAPEAVRENLQQSGLWTALRTRPLSKVPAVDATPSSIFVTAIDTHPLAADPAVVIGEYAEDFSRGLKVLGRLARVFLCHAENAKLPGAGLNNVTAESFSGPHPAGLPGTHIHFLDPVDANKSVWYLNYQDVIAMGKFFATGRLWEERVVALAGPVVDKPRLVRTRLGANLDELTAGEMAVGRNRVISGSVFGGRTARGACAYLGRYHLQVSCLKEGTEREFMHYLRAGTNKHSVLNIFASKLFGGRKLDFTTTTNGSPRAMVPVGNYEEVMPLDILPTQLLRYLIVGDTDMAQKLGALELDEEDLALCTYVCAGKYEYGPILRDNLTRIEKEG, translated from the coding sequence ATGATACAAATCAAACGCGGACTTGACCTTCCCGTCACCGGCGCGCCCGCGCAGCGCATCGAAGCCGGACGGCCGGTGCGCAGTGTGGCCGTCATCGGCTTCGACTATCACGGCATGAAGCCGACGATGGCGGTGCAGGTGGGCGACCGGGTGAAACTGGGACAGGTGCTGTTCTCCGACAAGAAGACGGAAGGCGTGCATTTCACCGCGCCCGCCGCAGGCGTGGTCAGCGCCATCCATCGCGGCGAGCAGCGTGTGCTTCAATCGGTCGTCATCGACGTCGAAGGTGATGAGGCCGTCGACTTCGCACGCTACAGCGACGCCGAGATCGACGCACTTGCACCTGAAGCTGTGCGCGAGAACCTGCAGCAATCCGGGCTGTGGACTGCGCTGCGCACCCGGCCGCTGAGCAAGGTGCCTGCGGTCGATGCCACGCCGAGCTCGATTTTCGTCACCGCGATCGACACGCATCCGCTGGCTGCCGACCCGGCCGTAGTCATTGGCGAGTATGCCGAAGACTTCAGCCGCGGGCTCAAGGTGCTCGGCCGACTGGCGCGGGTTTTCCTGTGCCATGCCGAAAATGCGAAGCTGCCCGGTGCCGGCTTGAACAACGTGACCGCAGAGTCATTCTCCGGTCCGCATCCGGCGGGTCTGCCCGGTACGCACATCCACTTCCTCGACCCGGTCGATGCGAACAAGTCAGTGTGGTACCTGAACTACCAGGACGTGATCGCGATGGGCAAGTTTTTTGCCACCGGCCGTCTGTGGGAAGAGCGCGTCGTGGCGCTGGCCGGTCCGGTCGTCGATAAGCCGCGCCTGGTTCGTACCCGTTTGGGCGCCAACCTCGACGAGCTGACCGCTGGTGAAATGGCCGTCGGGCGCAATCGCGTGATTTCAGGCTCGGTGTTCGGCGGGCGCACGGCGCGTGGCGCCTGTGCCTACCTCGGTCGCTATCACCTGCAGGTGTCCTGTCTCAAGGAAGGGACCGAGCGCGAGTTCATGCATTACCTGCGTGCCGGCACCAACAAGCATTCTGTGCTCAACATCTTCGCCTCGAAACTGTTCGGGGGGCGCAAGCTCGACTTCACCACCACTACCAATGGCAGCCCGCGTGCCATGGTGCCGGTCGGGAACTACGAAGAAGTGATGCCGCTCGACATTCTGCCGACGCAGCTGCTGCGTTACCTGATCGTCGGTGACACCGACATGGCGCAGAAGCTCGGCGCGCTCGAGCTCGACGAGGAAGACCTCGCGCTGTGTACCTACGTGTGTGCCGGCAAGTACGAGTACGGCCCAATCCTGCGGGATAATCTGACACGCATCGAAAAGGAAGGCTGA
- a CDS encoding acetyl-CoA C-acyltransferase, with protein MNKQIQDAYIVAAVRTPVARRNGAFRHVRPDDMLAKVLREVVAKVPGLDPAEIGDVITGCAMPEAEQGMNVSRIGLLLAGLPDTVPGITINRFCASGLQAVADAANRIRLGEADVMIAAGTESMSAMPQIMGNKVSLNPEIFSKAENIGIAYGMGLTAEKVAEQWKVSREDQDAFAVESHRRACAAIAAGHFAAEIAPYAVQSYLPGEGGSVRIAERVLENDEGPRADAAMERLAKLRPVFAARGSVTAGNSSQMSDGAGAVLLMSEAALKRFNATPIARFRSYAVAGVPPQVMGIGPVEAIPRALKMAGVTQDSVGWIELNEAFAAQALAVTRQLGLDPEKVNPLGGAIALGHPLGATGAIRTATLMAAMQRDPALHLGMISMCIGTGMGAAGVFERM; from the coding sequence ATGAACAAACAGATTCAGGATGCCTACATCGTCGCCGCCGTGCGTACCCCTGTGGCGCGACGCAACGGTGCTTTCCGTCATGTCCGCCCGGACGACATGCTGGCCAAGGTGCTGCGCGAGGTCGTCGCCAAGGTGCCTGGGCTGGACCCGGCCGAGATCGGCGACGTGATCACCGGCTGTGCCATGCCGGAAGCCGAGCAGGGCATGAACGTGTCGCGTATCGGACTGCTGCTCGCAGGGCTTCCGGACACGGTGCCGGGCATCACCATTAACCGCTTCTGCGCTTCAGGCCTGCAGGCGGTGGCCGATGCCGCCAACCGCATCCGCCTTGGCGAAGCCGATGTGATGATCGCCGCCGGCACCGAGAGCATGAGCGCGATGCCGCAGATCATGGGCAACAAGGTCAGTCTCAACCCGGAAATCTTCAGCAAGGCCGAGAATATCGGCATCGCCTACGGCATGGGGCTGACCGCGGAGAAAGTGGCCGAGCAGTGGAAGGTCAGCCGCGAGGATCAGGACGCCTTTGCGGTTGAGTCGCACCGTCGTGCCTGCGCTGCGATCGCGGCCGGGCACTTTGCTGCCGAGATCGCCCCCTATGCGGTGCAGTCCTACCTGCCCGGCGAAGGGGGCAGCGTGCGCATCGCCGAGCGGGTGCTCGAGAACGACGAAGGGCCGCGAGCCGATGCCGCGATGGAGCGCCTTGCCAAACTGAGGCCGGTGTTTGCCGCGCGCGGTTCCGTGACCGCGGGCAACAGTTCGCAGATGTCGGACGGGGCTGGCGCGGTCCTGCTGATGAGCGAAGCGGCACTGAAACGCTTCAACGCGACCCCGATTGCACGGTTTCGCAGCTACGCGGTGGCCGGGGTGCCGCCGCAGGTGATGGGTATCGGCCCGGTCGAGGCCATCCCGCGTGCGCTGAAAATGGCCGGCGTGACACAGGACAGCGTGGGCTGGATCGAGCTCAACGAAGCCTTTGCCGCTCAGGCCCTGGCGGTGACGCGTCAGCTCGGGCTCGATCCGGAAAAGGTCAATCCGCTTGGCGGCGCGATTGCGCTTGGCCACCCGCTCGGCGCGACCGGCGCCATCCGCACCGCGACCCTGATGGCGGCGATGCAGCGCGACCCGGCATTGCACCTCGGCATGATCAGCATGTGTATCGGAACCGGCATGGGGGCGGCGGGCGTATTCGAACGAATGTAG
- a CDS encoding 3-hydroxyacyl-CoA dehydrogenase/enoyl-CoA hydratase family protein, producing MSKFIIRKVAVLGAGVMGAQIAAHCANADVPVILFDLAAKEGDANAVINKALAGLKKLDPAPLAAKDRAQHIEAANYGSDLARLGECDLVIEAIAEKMEWKLDLYAKVAPHLKAGAVFASNTSGLPINALAAGMPDAQRSRFCGIHFFNPPRYMPLVELIATADTDPATLDNLETWLTSRLGKSIVRARDTPNFVANRIGVFSILAVMHHTARLGLTFDEVDLLTGPRIGRPKSATFRTADVVGLDTLAHVVGTMQATLPDDPWHVHFRTPDWLQALIAKGALGQKTRAGVYRKEGRKIMVLDLAHQDYRESGAEMFPDVDDILSLRNPAEKFARLAAHPHPQAQFLWSIFRDVFHYCAAHLGAIADNAHDVDLAMRWGFGWAQGPFETWQAAGWADIATMVKEDIEHGRAMSDAPLPAWVFEREGVHAAEGSFSAEASALKPRSTLGVYQRQLYPDRVLGEAPDDRGETLWENAGLRLWRRPDQDGRIGIVSLTSKKHAIGDEVLDGMLEAIGRAEADLDGLVLWNDAPFAVGANLQQVGEACRAGQFDMLEQVVAKFQRTSMAIKHAQVPVVAAVQGMALGGGCEFVMHAAHRVLALESYVGLVEAGVGLIPAGGGSKEFALQAHVMAQRAAGGDVFSYIQNAFQTIAMATVAKSGIEAVQLGFGRAADDIVFNAHELLYVAIRRARAMAEAGWRSSLPGSAVKVAGRNGIATCELMLVNMAEGGFISEHDYKVAKAAATALCGGEVDTNARVSEQWILDVERAQFVELLKTEKTQKRIQYMLETGKPLRN from the coding sequence GTGAGCAAATTCATCATCCGCAAGGTCGCCGTGCTGGGTGCCGGCGTGATGGGGGCGCAGATTGCGGCCCACTGCGCCAATGCCGATGTGCCGGTGATTCTGTTTGATCTGGCTGCAAAGGAAGGCGATGCCAATGCGGTCATCAACAAGGCGCTGGCAGGCCTGAAGAAGCTCGATCCCGCCCCGCTGGCGGCAAAGGATCGGGCACAGCATATCGAAGCGGCCAACTACGGCAGCGATCTCGCCCGCCTTGGCGAGTGCGATCTGGTGATCGAGGCGATTGCCGAGAAGATGGAGTGGAAGCTCGACCTGTATGCGAAGGTCGCACCGCACCTGAAAGCCGGCGCGGTGTTTGCATCGAACACGTCCGGTCTGCCCATCAACGCGCTGGCCGCGGGCATGCCGGATGCGCAGCGCAGCCGTTTCTGCGGCATCCATTTTTTCAATCCGCCACGGTACATGCCGCTGGTGGAACTGATCGCCACCGCCGATACCGATCCGGCGACGCTGGACAATCTCGAAACGTGGCTGACGTCCCGGCTGGGCAAGAGCATTGTCCGCGCCAGGGACACCCCGAACTTCGTCGCCAACCGGATTGGCGTGTTTTCGATTCTGGCGGTGATGCACCACACGGCCAGGCTTGGTCTGACCTTCGACGAGGTCGATCTGCTCACCGGCCCGCGCATTGGCCGCCCCAAGAGCGCGACCTTCCGTACCGCTGACGTGGTCGGGCTGGATACGCTGGCGCATGTGGTCGGCACCATGCAGGCGACGCTGCCGGACGATCCCTGGCATGTCCACTTCCGGACGCCGGACTGGCTGCAGGCCTTGATTGCCAAGGGTGCGTTGGGGCAGAAGACACGCGCCGGGGTCTACCGCAAGGAAGGGCGGAAGATCATGGTGCTCGATCTGGCCCATCAGGACTATCGCGAGAGCGGGGCGGAGATGTTCCCCGATGTGGACGACATCCTCAGCCTCAGGAATCCGGCCGAGAAGTTTGCCCGTCTGGCCGCACACCCCCACCCGCAGGCGCAGTTCCTGTGGTCGATATTCCGTGATGTGTTTCACTACTGCGCGGCACATCTGGGCGCCATTGCTGACAACGCACACGATGTCGATCTGGCCATGCGCTGGGGTTTCGGCTGGGCCCAGGGGCCATTCGAAACCTGGCAGGCCGCTGGATGGGCCGATATTGCCACGATGGTGAAGGAGGACATCGAGCACGGCCGGGCGATGTCGGACGCGCCCCTGCCTGCGTGGGTGTTCGAGCGCGAGGGTGTGCATGCGGCGGAGGGCTCGTTCAGTGCCGAAGCGTCGGCGCTCAAGCCGCGTTCGACGCTCGGGGTGTACCAGCGTCAGCTCTACCCCGACCGTGTGCTGGGCGAGGCGCCCGACGACAGGGGAGAGACCCTGTGGGAGAACGCGGGCTTGCGGCTGTGGCGGCGTCCGGATCAGGACGGGCGCATCGGCATCGTGTCGCTGACATCGAAGAAGCATGCGATCGGCGACGAGGTGCTGGACGGCATGCTGGAGGCGATCGGCCGTGCGGAGGCCGATCTCGACGGTCTGGTGCTGTGGAACGATGCGCCGTTCGCGGTGGGGGCCAACCTGCAGCAGGTCGGCGAGGCCTGCCGCGCGGGACAGTTCGACATGCTGGAGCAGGTGGTGGCGAAGTTTCAGCGCACTTCGATGGCGATCAAGCACGCTCAGGTGCCGGTCGTGGCTGCGGTGCAGGGCATGGCGCTGGGCGGCGGTTGCGAGTTCGTGATGCATGCTGCCCACCGGGTGCTGGCGCTGGAGAGCTATGTCGGCCTGGTCGAGGCGGGCGTGGGGCTGATTCCGGCCGGCGGCGGCAGCAAGGAGTTTGCGCTGCAGGCGCATGTGATGGCGCAGCGGGCGGCGGGCGGCGACGTGTTTTCCTACATCCAGAATGCGTTCCAGACCATTGCCATGGCGACGGTGGCCAAGAGCGGCATCGAGGCGGTGCAGCTGGGCTTCGGTCGCGCAGCTGACGACATCGTGTTCAACGCCCACGAACTGCTTTACGTGGCGATCCGGCGTGCGCGGGCGATGGCAGAGGCGGGCTGGCGGTCGTCCTTGCCGGGTTCTGCGGTGAAGGTGGCAGGCCGCAACGGTATTGCGACCTGCGAGCTGATGCTGGTGAACATGGCCGAGGGGGGCTTCATCTCGGAGCATGACTACAAGGTGGCGAAGGCGGCTGCGACGGCACTGTGCGGTGGGGAGGTGGATACCAATGCACGGGTGAGCGAGCAGTGGATTCTCGACGTCGAGCGCGCGCAGTTTGTCGAGTTGCTGAAGACCGAGAAAACGCAGAAGCGGATTCAGTACATGCTGGAGACGGGGAAGCCGTTGCGGAATTGA